A single window of Cryptococcus neoformans var. neoformans JEC21 chromosome 3 sequence DNA harbors:
- a CDS encoding chaperone regulator, putative, producing the protein MASTELDYAIKKSANDLAKELEVERIMSAFKLNPYDILDLPLSATETDVKKQYRKKSLLIHPDKFKHEKGLEAFDFLKKAHDHLADPAKRKDIDMIMTHARTQVLKSILGDGYSTSVTDDDPRLTNLSPPFEQQIRAKGREILVEDELARRRKQKLAYSNEGAEKARAEAEVAARKRKVEEQAKWEERRDDRIKDWRDFSQKKEKKRKKNNLHVLG; encoded by the exons ATGGCGTCAACAGAACTCGATTATGCCATCAAGAAGAGCGCCAATGACCTTGCCAAAGAGCTCGAG GTCGAGCGCATCATGAGTGCTTTTAAGCTGAA CCCGTACGACATTCTTGATCTGCCTCTGTCTGCTACCGAAACAGACGTGAAGAAGCAGTACCGTAAGAAGTCTTTGCTGATCCATCCGGACAAGTTTAAGCATGAAAAGGGTCTCGAG GCTTTTGATTTTTTGAAAAAGGCTCATGACCATTTGGCCGATCCCGCTAAGAGAAAAGACATTGACATGATCATGACTCATGCGAGAACCCAGGTTTTGAAATC CATCCTCGGAGATGGCTATTCAACCAGTGTTACCGACGACGACCCCAGACTGACGaacctttctcctccattcGAACAGCAGATTAGAGCGAAAGGGCGAGAAATTTTGGTCGAAGATGAACTCGCTAGAAGACG GAAACAAAAGCTTGCATACTCCAATGAAGGTGCGGAAAAAGCTCGAGCTGAAGCGGAGGTTGCTGCGAGGAAGCGAAAGGTTGAGGAACAGGCCAAATGGGAAG AACGACGAGATGACCGTATCAAAGACTGGAGAGACTTCTCgcagaaaaaggagaagaagagaaagaagaacaatCTGCATGTGTTGGGATAA
- a CDS encoding chaperone regulator, putative, whose protein sequence is MASTELDYAIKKSANDLAKELEVERIMSAFKLNPYDILDLPLSATETDVKKQYRKKSLLIHPDKFKHEKGLEAFDFLKKAHDHLADPAKRKDIDMIMTHARTQVLKSILGDGYSTSVTDDDPRLTNLSPPFEQQIRAKGREILVEDELARRRKQKLAYSNEGAEKARAEAEVAARKRKVEEQAKWEGCNTITMPHIIFYFLITRIEYVADTCFPFFSSQNDEMTVSKTGETSRRKRRRRERRTICMCWDKKWGARDLWQVSILRRIHSFFSFCFVKSFSIVVLITIVVNIPRQEMMHHTLITVLA, encoded by the exons ATGGCGTCAACAGAACTCGATTATGCCATCAAGAAGAGCGCCAATGACCTTGCCAAAGAGCTCGAG GTCGAGCGCATCATGAGTGCTTTTAAGCTGAA CCCGTACGACATTCTTGATCTGCCTCTGTCTGCTACCGAAACAGACGTGAAGAAGCAGTACCGTAAGAAGTCTTTGCTGATCCATCCGGACAAGTTTAAGCATGAAAAGGGTCTCGAG GCTTTTGATTTTTTGAAAAAGGCTCATGACCATTTGGCCGATCCCGCTAAGAGAAAAGACATTGACATGATCATGACTCATGCGAGAACCCAGGTTTTGAAATC CATCCTCGGAGATGGCTATTCAACCAGTGTTACCGACGACGACCCCAGACTGACGaacctttctcctccattcGAACAGCAGATTAGAGCGAAAGGGCGAGAAATTTTGGTCGAAGATGAACTCGCTAGAAGACG GAAACAAAAGCTTGCATACTCCAATGAAGGTGCGGAAAAAGCTCGAGCTGAAGCGGAGGTTGCTGCGAGGAAGCGAAAGGTTGAGGAACAGGCCAAATGGGAAG GTTGCAACACGATAACAATGCCCCACATCATTTTCTACTTTCTCATTACTCGTATTGAATATGTTGCTGACACgtgttttccttttttttcctcccaGAACGACGAGATGACCGTATCAAAGACTGGAGAGACTTCTCgcagaaaaaggagaagaagagaaagaagaacaatCTGCATGTGTTGGGATAAAAAATGGGGTGCCCGGGATCTTTGGCAAGTTTCTATTTTACGCAGGATCCattcattcttttctttttgctttgtAAAATCTTTTTCGATCGTTGTTCTCATCACAATTGTTGTCAATATACCCAGGCAGGAAATGATGCACCATACGCTTATAACCGTTTTAGCCTAA
- a CDS encoding PRCDNA38, putative, protein MGKGTPSFGKRHSKSHTLCRRCGNRSFHKQKLTCAQCGYPAAKLRSFNWGLKAKRRKTTGTGRMAHLKNVNRRFKNGFREGGAAAKKAKAE, encoded by the exons ATG GGTAAA GGTACTCCCTCCTT TGGTAAACGACACTCCAAGTCCCACACCCTCTGCAGGCGATGTGGTAACAGGTCTTTCCACAAGCAGAAGCTTA CCTGTGCTCAGTGTGGTTACCCTGCCGCCAAGTTGAGGTCCTTCAACTGGGGTCTCAAGGccaagaggagaaagacCAC CGGTACCGGCCGAATGGCTCACCTCAAGAACGTCAACCGACGATTCAAGAACGGTTTCCGAGAGGGTGGTGCCGCCGccaagaaggccaaggccGAGTAA
- a CDS encoding pyrophosphatase, putative, giving the protein MSLQLPESSLPPLKSFSLTHILYDPAHPLSIPLTLLSLSPIFLFVSYFTLLIFTRRISIALLASGQLANEVLSWVLKRIFKGERPYIGHGEVGAGYGMPSSHSQAAGFLVAWGIGYVLTHADRNEQVRSVRAEMVRKWRTRVYVFGLLLWSVGVSYSRFHLHYHSPAQIVAGYLAGLAFGALYFTITEYYPLRHPFSSLARLRIAVEYIWGGIGGVGGWELGDAGGGWGEGWAFVGEEQPAEEKREDKKKKKK; this is encoded by the exons ATGTCCCTGCAGCTTCCTGAATCGTCACTCCCTCCCCTCaaatccttctccctcacaCACATTCTTTATGATCCCGCACACCCgctttccatccctttAACgcttctctccctctccccaatCTTTCTCTTCGTATCATACTTCACTCTCCTTATTTTCACCCGCCGAATATCCATCGCACTCCTTGCCTCTGGTCAACTTGCAAATGAAGTACTATCCTGGGTGTTAAAACGGATATTCAAGGGCGAACGACCATACATCGGGCATGGCGAAGTGGGAGCAGGATATGGTATGCCGAGCAGTCATTCTCAAGCTGCGGGGTTTTTGGTAGCATGGGGTATTGGGTATGTTTTGACTCATGCAGACAGAAATGAGCAAGTTAGGAGTGTCAGAGCTGAGATGGtgaggaagtggaggacCAGGGTATACGTGTTTGGGCTTTTGTTGTGGTCGGTAGGGGTATCCTATTCTAG GTTTCATTTGCATTACCATTCCCCTGCACAGATTGTCGCTGGCTACCTCGCCGGCTTAGCCTTTGGAGCCCTCTACTTTACCATCACAGAGTACTACCCGTTACGgcatcctttttcttccctaGCTCGGTTACGAATCGCAGTAGAGTATATCTGGGGAGGAATAGGGGGTGTGGGAGGTTGGGAGCTGGGTGATGCCGGGGGCGGCTGGggtgaaggatgggcgtttGTCGGTGAGGAGCAGCCAGcagaggagaaaagggaggataagaagaagaaaaagaaatga